The Vibrio tasmaniensis genome includes a region encoding these proteins:
- the manA gene encoding mannose-6-phosphate isomerase, class I: MSDFSLANDSFVQRFFYPMTNVIQNYAWGSPSSFNQLFGIDNQSGEPQAEIWMGAHPNGCSMVTDNGQQTTLSSLISKNLNLFLSEKVASRFGELPYLFKVLAAEKALSVQVHPNKQQAESGYALEEQQGIPMTAGNRNYKDANHKPELVYALTDYTAMNGFRSISEILEHFHYLDIPELHSMVNDLEGDQTPNGLASFFASLLSLQGEQKGMALTMLQVKAKLSDTPVFQLISELEEQYPGDVGLFAPLLLNVLTLKPGQAMYLDAETPHAYIKGTGLEIMANSDNVLRAGLTPKYMDVNELVSCTRFNEKPADRLLLSPIEQGDVMEYQTPVEDFKFSIVQNSHQRKITTEGAEILLPLDESMVLTHQCGETCVIEKGQSVFIPAYAESYKLDCVGRVARAYS; the protein is encoded by the coding sequence ATGTCTGATTTTTCTTTAGCGAACGATTCGTTCGTACAACGCTTTTTCTACCCTATGACTAACGTGATTCAAAACTACGCATGGGGTAGCCCTTCTTCGTTCAACCAACTGTTTGGTATTGATAACCAGTCTGGTGAGCCACAAGCCGAGATATGGATGGGTGCTCACCCTAATGGTTGCTCGATGGTGACTGATAACGGGCAGCAGACCACATTGTCGAGCTTGATTTCTAAGAACCTGAACCTGTTTTTAAGCGAGAAAGTGGCAAGTCGCTTTGGCGAACTGCCTTACCTTTTCAAGGTGTTAGCGGCTGAGAAAGCGCTATCTGTTCAAGTTCACCCAAACAAGCAACAAGCGGAATCTGGGTATGCTCTTGAAGAGCAGCAAGGCATTCCGATGACGGCTGGCAATCGTAATTACAAGGATGCCAACCACAAGCCAGAACTGGTGTATGCCCTAACTGACTACACCGCGATGAATGGTTTTAGATCAATCAGCGAGATCCTTGAGCACTTCCACTACCTTGATATTCCAGAGCTGCATTCGATGGTCAATGACCTAGAGGGCGACCAAACTCCCAATGGATTAGCGAGCTTCTTCGCGAGCTTATTGTCTTTGCAAGGAGAACAAAAAGGCATGGCGCTGACCATGTTGCAGGTGAAGGCGAAGCTTTCAGATACACCTGTGTTCCAGTTGATTTCAGAACTGGAAGAGCAATACCCGGGTGATGTCGGGTTGTTTGCTCCACTGCTATTGAACGTGCTCACTCTAAAGCCTGGGCAAGCCATGTATCTGGATGCAGAAACGCCCCACGCCTACATCAAAGGAACTGGATTAGAGATAATGGCGAACTCTGACAACGTACTCCGCGCAGGATTGACGCCTAAATACATGGACGTGAATGAACTGGTTTCTTGTACGAGATTCAATGAAAAGCCGGCGGATAGGTTACTGCTCAGCCCAATAGAGCAAGGTGATGTGATGGAATACCAAACTCCAGTTGAGGATTTTAAGTTCTCTATCGTGCAGAATTCTCACCAGAGAAAAATCACCACCGAAGGTGCAGAGATCCTACTACCTCTCGATGAATCCATGGTGCTAACCCATCAATGTGGTGAAACCTGCGTGATAGAGAAAGGCCAATCGGTGTTCATTCCCGCTTACGCTGAGAGTTACAAACTCGATTGCGTTGGACGCGTGGCGCGTGCTTACAGCTAG
- a CDS encoding PTS fructose transporter subunit IIABC has translation MITTLINQDLIKLSLSANSKEDVFKELIDVLYAQGRISDKAQFLADIKAREEQGNTGFEEGITLPHAKSSAVIKPAVVIGVHKQGIEYGADDGQPSKLFFMIASPDGGDDHHIEVLAELSSKLIEEGFIESFMNAQSEQEALELLLTKPEPSETEANVEKQGFIIGVTGCPAGVAHTYLAAEALEKGAAALGYDIKVETNGSIGVKNSPTQEEIERADAIVVACDKQVDMARFAGKRVISTNVKAPIKDAQGLIKQALNAPSYRAEQAPTNQSVAEKASQARSDLYRYLMNGVSHMIPFVVTGGLLIALALAIGGEPSESGMAIPAGSMWNQILEVGVVAFTLMIPILAGYIAYAIADRPALTPGLIGGWIANNGSFYGADAGTGFIGAIIAGLLVGYFVKWITSFNYHKFVQPLVPIMIAPITGSLFIAGLFIFVIGAPIAGLMDALTALLTSMSTGNVVLLGIVLGGMAGFDMGGPFNKVAFLFSVGMIASGQTQFMGAMACAIPVAPLGMAIATRLGRKFDLFESSEIEAGKAAGAMGLVGISEGAIPFAAQDPMSVIPANVLGSMTAAVMAFSFGITNSVAHGGPVVALLGAMNYPMLALLCMASGAGVTAVTCIALKNLRKAKLTAAAA, from the coding sequence ATGATCACGACATTGATCAATCAAGATTTGATTAAGCTTTCGCTTAGCGCTAATTCAAAAGAAGACGTATTTAAAGAGCTGATAGACGTGCTGTACGCACAAGGCAGAATCTCAGACAAAGCACAGTTTCTTGCCGACATTAAGGCGCGTGAAGAACAAGGTAATACAGGGTTTGAAGAGGGCATTACCCTGCCACATGCGAAAAGCAGCGCGGTGATCAAACCCGCGGTTGTTATCGGCGTCCACAAGCAGGGTATCGAGTACGGCGCCGATGACGGTCAGCCATCAAAACTCTTCTTCATGATTGCCTCTCCTGATGGCGGCGATGATCACCACATCGAAGTATTGGCAGAGCTTTCTTCAAAACTGATTGAAGAAGGCTTTATCGAAAGCTTCATGAATGCTCAATCTGAACAAGAAGCATTAGAACTACTGCTTACCAAACCTGAGCCTTCAGAAACGGAAGCCAACGTTGAGAAACAAGGTTTCATCATTGGTGTCACTGGCTGCCCAGCTGGCGTTGCACACACTTATTTGGCAGCTGAAGCACTAGAGAAAGGCGCAGCGGCTCTTGGCTACGACATCAAGGTCGAAACCAACGGCTCGATAGGCGTTAAAAACAGCCCAACTCAAGAAGAGATCGAACGCGCAGACGCGATTGTCGTCGCTTGTGACAAACAGGTCGACATGGCTCGCTTTGCCGGAAAACGCGTTATCAGCACCAACGTGAAAGCGCCAATCAAAGACGCGCAAGGCTTGATTAAGCAAGCTCTCAATGCACCTAGTTACCGAGCTGAACAAGCGCCGACCAACCAATCTGTTGCAGAGAAAGCCTCACAAGCACGTTCAGACCTTTATCGTTACTTGATGAATGGCGTATCACACATGATCCCATTCGTGGTGACTGGCGGCCTATTGATTGCCCTTGCACTGGCGATTGGCGGCGAGCCAAGTGAATCTGGCATGGCGATTCCTGCTGGCAGCATGTGGAACCAAATTCTAGAAGTCGGTGTGGTTGCGTTCACCCTGATGATCCCAATCTTGGCGGGCTACATTGCTTACGCGATTGCTGACCGCCCTGCTCTAACCCCAGGTTTGATTGGCGGTTGGATTGCTAACAACGGCTCTTTCTACGGCGCTGACGCAGGCACAGGCTTCATTGGCGCAATCATCGCAGGTCTATTAGTGGGTTACTTCGTTAAATGGATCACCTCGTTCAACTACCACAAATTCGTTCAACCGCTTGTGCCTATCATGATCGCTCCGATCACTGGCTCTTTGTTCATCGCAGGCTTATTCATCTTTGTGATTGGCGCACCTATCGCTGGATTGATGGATGCTCTTACTGCACTACTAACGAGCATGAGCACAGGTAACGTGGTTCTGCTTGGCATCGTATTGGGTGGCATGGCCGGTTTCGATATGGGTGGCCCATTCAACAAGGTCGCGTTCCTTTTCTCGGTCGGCATGATTGCCAGCGGTCAAACTCAGTTCATGGGTGCAATGGCGTGTGCAATCCCTGTCGCTCCATTGGGCATGGCTATCGCAACCAGACTCGGCCGTAAGTTCGACCTGTTCGAATCTTCTGAAATTGAAGCCGGTAAAGCAGCAGGCGCAATGGGCTTGGTGGGTATCTCTGAAGGTGCAATTCCTTTCGCGGCTCAAGACCCGATGTCGGTTATCCCTGCCAACGTGCTTGGCTCAATGACGGCAGCAGTAATGGCGTTCTCATTCGGCATCACCAACAGCGTGGCTCACGGTGGTCCTGTGGTCGCTCTACTAGGTGCAATGAACTACCCAATGCTCGCTCTTCTGTGCATGGCATCAGGTGCGGGTGTGACTGCGGTTACTTGTATCGCGCTTAAAAACCTACGCAAAGCCAAGCTAACAGCAGCAGCGGCTTAA
- a CDS encoding helix-turn-helix transcriptional regulator → MIFHDLISSVLNEREPFHNIWFAGDFHTPSACSYQVNFPRLELVLDGEYINEMESHDRKITNVIAKAGDAIFIPPNCWNKPNWDTDCSVLSMLFGRRQLGLSLVSKRKGEESFYDIQKHSIQTRSGFAIDNILEALSSLARESNKQPMDELLLQALLQYSKTMLEAPVEKSHSRVQDVYQGICIYIQENFHRQITRDSIASRFSISSNHLSRMFRQQGHMTLAEYITRVRVDRAKFMLKKYNFKLNEVAVRCGFKDVNYFCRVFKNRTGRTPTEYRGSI, encoded by the coding sequence ATGATATTTCATGACTTAATCTCGTCTGTATTAAACGAGCGAGAACCGTTTCATAACATCTGGTTTGCTGGAGATTTTCACACGCCTTCAGCATGCAGTTATCAGGTGAACTTTCCGCGCTTAGAGTTAGTGCTAGACGGAGAGTATATTAATGAAATGGAGAGTCATGATCGTAAGATCACTAACGTTATTGCTAAAGCGGGAGATGCGATTTTCATCCCACCCAACTGTTGGAATAAACCTAACTGGGATACCGATTGTTCAGTGTTGAGTATGTTGTTTGGTCGTCGTCAACTGGGTTTAAGCTTGGTGAGCAAGCGCAAAGGGGAAGAGAGCTTCTACGATATTCAAAAACACAGTATTCAGACTCGCTCTGGGTTTGCGATTGATAACATTTTGGAGGCGCTCAGCTCGTTAGCGAGAGAGAGTAACAAGCAGCCGATGGATGAGTTATTGCTGCAAGCTCTACTGCAATACAGTAAAACCATGCTGGAAGCGCCCGTAGAAAAATCTCATAGCCGAGTACAGGATGTGTATCAGGGGATTTGTATCTACATTCAAGAAAACTTCCACCGCCAGATCACCCGAGACAGCATTGCCTCGCGCTTTAGCATTTCATCCAATCACTTGTCGCGAATGTTCCGCCAGCAAGGTCATATGACGTTAGCCGAGTACATTACTCGTGTTCGTGTTGATCGCGCCAAGTTCATGCTCAAGAAGTACAACTTCAAGCTCAATGAAGTGGCTGTGCGTTGTGGTTTTAAGGATGTGAACTACTTCTGTCGAGTGTTTAAGAATCGCACAGGAAGAACCCCAACCGAATATCGTGGGTCAATCTGA
- a CDS encoding sodium:solute symporter family transporter: MELNTLIVGIYFLFLIAIGWMFRTFTSTTSDYFRGGGNMLWWMVGATAFMTQFSAWTFTGAAGKAYADGMAVAVIFLANAFGYLMNYLYFAPKFRQLRVVTPIDAIRMRFGSFNEQVFTWSGMPNSIVSAGIWLNGLAIIASGIFGFDMTTTIVLTGLVVLVMSVTGGSWAVIASDFMQMVIIMAVTVTCAAVAIVQGGGVTEIINDFPVAEGASFVSGNNLNYVSIFGIWAFFIFFKQFSITNNMLNSYRYLAAKDSKNAKKAALLACILMTIGPIIWFMPPWFVAGQGVDLAAHYPDAGSKAGDFAYLYFVEQYMPAGMVGLLIAAMFAATMSSMDSGLNRNSGIFVINFYQPILRPNATEKELMVVSKLMSSVFGIAIILIALFINSLKGLSLFDTMMYVGALIGFPMTIPAFCGFFIKKTPDWAGWGTLVVGAIVSYIVGFVITAEMLQNWFNLEPLTGREWSDLKVAVGLIAHLTFTGGFFILSTLFYKPLEASRQKDVDTFFNNLATPLVSESTAQKKLDNKQRHMLGSLIAVSGVAVMAMFALPNPFWGRMMFVLCGGIVFIVGLMLVKAVDDSVEDAKQENKTA, translated from the coding sequence ATGGAACTCAATACTCTGATCGTAGGAATTTATTTCCTTTTCCTTATTGCAATAGGTTGGATGTTTAGAACGTTCACCAGTACAACCAGTGATTATTTCCGCGGGGGCGGTAACATGCTTTGGTGGATGGTTGGCGCGACTGCGTTTATGACTCAGTTCAGTGCTTGGACCTTCACTGGCGCAGCAGGTAAAGCGTATGCCGATGGTATGGCTGTCGCGGTTATCTTCCTGGCGAACGCCTTTGGTTACCTGATGAACTACCTGTACTTCGCTCCGAAATTCCGTCAACTGCGTGTAGTCACGCCAATTGACGCGATTCGTATGCGCTTTGGTAGCTTTAACGAGCAAGTGTTTACTTGGTCTGGCATGCCGAACAGTATTGTTTCTGCGGGTATCTGGCTAAACGGTTTGGCGATTATCGCATCGGGCATCTTTGGCTTCGACATGACGACAACCATCGTTCTAACTGGTCTTGTCGTACTTGTGATGTCGGTGACAGGCGGTTCATGGGCGGTTATCGCGTCTGACTTCATGCAGATGGTTATCATCATGGCGGTAACGGTAACGTGTGCTGCGGTCGCTATTGTGCAAGGTGGCGGTGTTACTGAGATCATTAATGACTTCCCAGTAGCAGAAGGCGCATCATTCGTTTCTGGTAACAATCTGAACTACGTAAGCATCTTCGGAATCTGGGCATTCTTCATCTTCTTCAAGCAGTTCAGTATCACCAACAACATGTTGAACTCTTACCGTTACCTAGCGGCAAAAGACTCAAAGAACGCGAAGAAAGCGGCTCTGTTGGCATGTATTCTGATGACAATTGGTCCAATCATTTGGTTCATGCCACCTTGGTTTGTAGCTGGACAAGGCGTTGATCTTGCGGCGCATTACCCAGATGCAGGTTCTAAAGCGGGCGACTTCGCTTACCTATACTTCGTAGAGCAATACATGCCAGCAGGTATGGTAGGGCTTCTAATTGCGGCGATGTTTGCAGCAACCATGTCTTCAATGGACTCAGGTTTAAACCGTAACTCAGGTATCTTTGTTATCAACTTCTACCAACCGATTCTTCGTCCAAACGCGACAGAGAAAGAGTTGATGGTTGTGTCTAAGTTGATGTCTTCGGTGTTTGGTATCGCTATCATCCTTATCGCACTGTTTATAAACTCTCTGAAAGGTTTGAGCCTGTTCGACACCATGATGTACGTCGGTGCATTAATCGGTTTCCCAATGACGATTCCAGCATTTTGTGGCTTCTTCATTAAGAAGACTCCGGATTGGGCAGGTTGGGGCACGCTAGTAGTCGGTGCGATTGTGTCTTACATCGTAGGCTTCGTGATTACCGCTGAAATGCTACAAAACTGGTTCAACCTAGAGCCGCTAACAGGCCGTGAATGGTCTGATTTGAAAGTAGCGGTAGGTCTGATTGCTCACTTAACGTTTACAGGCGGCTTCTTCATTCTGTCGACGTTGTTCTACAAACCACTAGAAGCGTCTCGTCAGAAAGATGTAGACACCTTCTTCAACAACCTTGCGACACCTTTGGTTTCTGAATCAACAGCGCAGAAGAAACTGGATAACAAGCAACGCCACATGCTGGGCTCACTGATTGCAGTGTCTGGTGTGGCAGTAATGGCGATGTTTGCTCTGCCGAACCCATTCTGGGGAAGAATGATGTTTGTACTGTGTGGTGGTATCGTGTTTATCGTTGGTCTGATGCTGGTGAAAGCCGTGGACGACTCGGTGGAAGATGCGAAACAAGAGAACAAAACTGCTTAG
- a CDS encoding PTS sugar transporter subunit IIA — MNEYQITFFVDDPAANSHVAQPLTRLAKKFKSNIRIINITQNRTADLSKSVAMLQVGLLRGDLCQITAVGIDAELACFVLKDVIAEHYAMVGSQVNHEFSSDLIQRMPQICPPCDIKWHHAKAQTQLTKFECLKGLAHLVYPEDPDELILAFIKREERSSTCVSPGIALPHVMFESTQDLSIAVIVSDEAIDWASQIGEVHVAIALVLPTKPERAHIVAATNLTRNLLHDQVNERLQKTRSSVDLQALLMYISSRLI; from the coding sequence ATGAACGAATACCAGATCACCTTCTTCGTTGACGACCCTGCCGCAAACTCACACGTCGCGCAGCCGCTTACTCGCTTAGCGAAGAAGTTCAAAAGCAACATCCGCATTATCAACATCACTCAAAATCGAACCGCTGATCTATCCAAATCCGTCGCGATGCTACAAGTAGGTTTACTTCGTGGGGATTTATGTCAGATCACCGCGGTGGGGATTGATGCGGAGCTGGCCTGTTTTGTTCTTAAGGACGTGATCGCCGAGCATTACGCCATGGTTGGCTCACAAGTGAATCATGAATTCTCTAGCGATTTAATCCAGCGTATGCCGCAGATATGTCCACCGTGTGACATCAAATGGCACCATGCCAAAGCACAAACTCAGCTAACAAAATTTGAATGCTTAAAAGGGCTCGCCCACCTCGTTTATCCAGAAGATCCAGATGAGCTGATTCTGGCATTTATTAAGCGTGAAGAACGTTCCTCAACCTGCGTATCACCGGGCATCGCACTGCCCCATGTTATGTTTGAATCGACTCAAGATCTCTCGATCGCGGTCATCGTCAGCGACGAAGCGATTGATTGGGCATCTCAAATTGGCGAAGTACACGTTGCTATCGCACTCGTTCTGCCAACTAAACCAGAACGAGCACATATTGTGGCGGCTACCAACTTAACTAGAAACCTACTTCACGATCAGGTCAACGAGCGTTTGCAAAAGACTCGAAGCAGTGTCGATTTGCAAGCCTTGTTGATGTATATCTCATCGCGTCTGATTTAG
- a CDS encoding PTS fructose transporter subunit IIB, whose translation MRIVAVTACPTGIAHTYMAADALNKTAPKFNVSIKVETQGAMGIENLLTGQDITLADKVLIVSDIDIEQPSRFDPAKTVFIPMEEVLLSVDKVFIKHCRT comes from the coding sequence ATGAGAATTGTAGCGGTAACTGCGTGCCCTACAGGCATTGCGCACACCTATATGGCAGCTGATGCACTAAATAAAACAGCCCCAAAATTCAATGTTTCAATCAAGGTTGAGACTCAAGGCGCTATGGGGATTGAAAACTTACTGACAGGCCAGGATATTACCCTCGCAGACAAAGTGTTGATCGTCTCTGATATCGACATCGAACAACCAAGCCGATTTGACCCCGCGAAAACCGTCTTCATTCCCATGGAAGAGGTGTTATTGAGTGTCGATAAAGTCTTTATCAAGCATTGTCGAACTTAA
- a CDS encoding fructose-specific PTS transporter subunit EIIC has product MDITDIIEPEIICLDLKADSKQAVFEELVELLDRAGKLSNKSEFLDDIWKREAIGNTGFDDGIAIPHAKSTAVAKPAVAVGISRTGIDYGADGGELSDVFFMLASPDNSDDHHIEVLAQISTRLIEDGFVTKLKAVESVEEAQELFLEANSESFDSYASSHHEVYSEPLSPWAQSLNRLKEHLLYGTSHMIPFVVAGGVLLSLSVMMSGHGAVPESGVLADIAQMGIAGLTLFTAVLGGYIAYSMADKPGLAPGMIGSWLAVNQYSTGFLGAIVVGFFAGFVVNVLKKIKLPDSMISLSSIFIYPLVGTFVTCGVVMWVIGSPIAYVMLEMNQMLTGMAGSGKVVLGSILGAMTAFDMGGPINKVATLFAQTQVNTQPWLMGGVGIAICTPPLGMALATFISPKKFKRDEREAGKAAGIMGMIGISEGAIPFAAADPARVLPAVVAGGIVGNVVGFMFHVINHAPWGGWIVLPVVDGKIGYIVGTLAGALTTALIVILLKKNVVEGEANSNQFTGGSITEEGQADVLAITSCPSGVAHTFLAAKSLEKAAHHLGVRIKVETQGANGIGNRITQKDIERARLVIFAHDVAIKEIERFANVKTLDVSTKEAMLNAQALIMRKV; this is encoded by the coding sequence ATGGACATCACTGACATTATAGAGCCGGAGATTATCTGTCTGGATTTAAAGGCAGACTCAAAACAGGCGGTATTTGAAGAGCTTGTCGAACTGCTTGACCGTGCGGGCAAGCTCTCCAATAAAAGTGAATTCCTTGATGATATCTGGAAGCGTGAGGCCATCGGCAATACGGGCTTTGATGATGGTATTGCGATTCCACACGCGAAAAGCACTGCTGTAGCTAAACCTGCTGTGGCGGTAGGTATTAGCCGAACGGGTATCGATTATGGCGCAGACGGCGGCGAACTGTCGGATGTGTTTTTTATGCTCGCGTCGCCAGACAATAGCGATGATCATCATATTGAGGTTCTGGCTCAGATCTCAACTCGATTGATCGAAGATGGTTTTGTTACAAAATTAAAGGCGGTAGAGTCGGTCGAGGAAGCTCAAGAGCTGTTTCTCGAAGCGAATTCTGAATCTTTCGATAGCTACGCTTCTAGTCATCATGAAGTTTACAGCGAACCATTAAGCCCGTGGGCTCAGTCTCTTAATCGTCTTAAAGAACACTTGTTGTACGGTACTTCGCACATGATCCCATTTGTGGTCGCGGGTGGGGTACTTTTGTCTTTGTCGGTAATGATGTCTGGCCATGGCGCAGTGCCTGAGAGCGGTGTTCTGGCTGACATAGCACAAATGGGTATCGCGGGGCTAACCCTGTTTACCGCCGTGCTCGGTGGTTACATTGCATATTCAATGGCCGACAAACCGGGCTTAGCTCCGGGCATGATTGGTTCTTGGCTCGCAGTGAATCAGTACAGTACCGGCTTCCTTGGTGCAATTGTGGTCGGATTCTTCGCTGGCTTTGTGGTTAATGTGCTCAAGAAGATCAAACTGCCAGACAGTATGATCTCGCTGAGTTCGATCTTCATCTATCCATTAGTCGGCACCTTTGTAACCTGTGGGGTGGTGATGTGGGTGATTGGCTCTCCTATCGCGTATGTGATGCTTGAGATGAACCAAATGCTGACTGGCATGGCGGGCTCAGGAAAAGTGGTGTTGGGCAGTATTTTAGGGGCGATGACGGCCTTTGATATGGGCGGCCCAATCAACAAAGTGGCGACGCTGTTTGCTCAAACGCAGGTGAACACTCAACCTTGGCTAATGGGGGGCGTCGGTATTGCCATTTGTACGCCACCATTAGGCATGGCGCTTGCCACTTTCATATCACCTAAGAAATTCAAACGAGACGAACGCGAAGCCGGAAAAGCAGCGGGTATTATGGGCATGATCGGCATCAGTGAAGGTGCGATTCCTTTTGCTGCCGCCGATCCTGCGCGAGTTCTGCCTGCTGTTGTTGCTGGTGGCATTGTCGGTAATGTGGTTGGCTTTATGTTCCATGTCATCAACCATGCACCATGGGGCGGCTGGATAGTGTTGCCGGTGGTTGACGGCAAAATTGGCTATATCGTCGGGACATTAGCAGGAGCACTCACGACGGCTCTGATCGTGATACTACTGAAAAAGAACGTGGTCGAAGGCGAAGCAAATTCTAATCAGTTTACGGGTGGCTCGATAACGGAAGAAGGGCAAGCGGATGTATTGGCGATCACTTCTTGTCCATCTGGTGTTGCTCATACGTTTCTTGCGGCTAAGTCTTTGGAAAAGGCGGCTCATCATCTTGGGGTTCGGATTAAAGTCGAAACGCAGGGTGCCAACGGAATCGGCAATCGCATTACACAGAAAGACATTGAGCGGGCGAGGTTGGTGATTTTTGCTCATGATGTGGCGATTAAAGAGATCGAACGCTTTGCGAACGTGAAAACGTTAGATGTCAGCACCAAAGAGGCGATGCTTAATGCGCAGGCGCTGATCATGAGAAAGGTGTAA
- a CDS encoding TetR/AcrR family transcriptional regulator, protein MAKTAKFDRQDVVDKATNLYWEKGFHATSMRNLQDVIDMRPGSIYAAFGSKEGLFKETLARYTELGILNLNRFRSETDSPIKALENFVKRAVVESKQSAPNGMCMLAKTVAELTDEHAELLEEAKKSLKIMEGEFAKLIAEAQGLGEISKDREPAKLARHVQVQIAGLRTYAKTCDDIDLLNSMVEDVFKYHPF, encoded by the coding sequence ATGGCCAAGACAGCGAAGTTCGATAGACAAGACGTAGTAGATAAAGCGACTAACCTGTATTGGGAAAAGGGCTTTCACGCAACTTCTATGCGCAACCTGCAAGACGTGATTGATATGCGTCCGGGCAGTATTTACGCGGCTTTTGGCAGCAAAGAAGGCTTGTTTAAAGAAACATTAGCTCGTTATACCGAACTTGGCATTCTCAACCTGAACCGCTTTCGCAGCGAAACTGACTCTCCAATCAAAGCGCTCGAAAATTTTGTAAAACGTGCCGTTGTCGAATCGAAACAAAGCGCGCCTAACGGCATGTGTATGCTGGCTAAAACAGTAGCTGAACTGACGGATGAGCACGCTGAATTATTAGAAGAAGCCAAGAAATCACTGAAGATCATGGAAGGTGAGTTCGCTAAGCTGATTGCCGAAGCACAAGGTTTAGGTGAGATAAGTAAAGATCGAGAACCCGCTAAACTTGCTCGCCACGTTCAGGTTCAAATTGCAGGGCTACGCACTTATGCAAAAACCTGTGACGACATCGATTTGCTTAACTCAATGGTTGAAGACGTATTTAAGTACCACCCTTTTTAA